The window TATACGGCTGTTTGAATATGGGCAGATGGAAGAACGGGAATAATGCTTGCGTCCACAACACGTAGATTAGTAGTGCCGTACACTATGAGTTCCGGGCTTACTACTCCACCGTCCTTCTGAGGAAGCATAGCACACGTTCCAACTGGATGATATATGGACAGCGTGGTGTTGAGAACATACTGACGCCAGTCCTCGTCCGTCTGTACAGCTGTGCCCGGTTCATACTCATTCACCCATGCTGAAGAGAGCGGCGCCGAGTTTGCAATCTTGCGGCAGTACTTTGCAGCCTCGATAGCGGCTCGTACATCGTACTCGTTGGACAAATATTGTGGGTCAATTTGTGGTTTGGTATCGATGTCAGCAGAAATGATATGAATGGTGCCACGGCTGAGGGGATGCATAACGACACCGATAAGTGTGAAGAAGCCCTTTCCATAGAGGGATGAGCCAATAGCAGGGTAGCCTTTTACACCAGTGTAACCATCTGAGAAGATTACCTCCACCTGCGGCGACAGGAGCGACCCAATATACTGTAGCTTCTTCTTATCGACAATAGAGCCGAGAGAAAGCACCACACTCTGGGCGAGAGAGTTGAGTTTGGTAGCCAGGTTACCTACCACCTGATGCCAATTTAGATAACTGTATCCACTCCCTGTATAATCATACAAAGAAGTCTGATTTGCACGCCATAATGCAAGCTGAGCGGCTGCATACGTGGCATTGTATTTGAGTATGTCAAATGAAGTAAAATTGTCCTTCAATTGGTATGATGCTTGGTATCGAACGTGGTCCTGCAAATTCTCCCCGACACCATCGAGGTTAATGATCTGGTCTATACCAGCCTTTGATAGCACTGCCTTGCTACCTATGCCAGACAGCTCTAGTAGGCCAGGACTTTGAATAGTGCCACAAGATAGAATAACCTCCCTCCTAGCCTGGATAATGGTGCCATCCTGCAGTGTAACACCAGTTGCAGTATGCGAGTTCTTGCGCTTGAGTAAATTCACCTTGGCTACGCGCGTCTCTAGCAGCAAATGTAGGTTCTTCCCCGATGTTGGGATATAGGAGTTAGCAGCGTAAGATCTCGCCCATGTTCGCGAGTCGACGTTGCTAGGCTGGTTCATATATCCGATAGGATTCCCACCCAAGGAATTGAGGTTGTGTGGGATTCCCAAACCGGCCATCGATTGCAACCACAGATTCTGCTGCGCGGGTATAACCCTATTTATCACAGTGTGGATAGGTCCACTGGTGCCAACGCCTTGGTCGCCATAGTTGGACGAATTGATACCTGTAAAGGTCTccaccatctccatcgcAGTAATCATATTCTTCCAGTTCCAAGACGGATTGCCGAGTTGCTCCCAGCCGTCATATTCCTCAGATGCAGATCGATCCCATGTCATTAGGTTCAATGCCGAGCTTCCACCAAGCACCTTGCCTCTATTGGCTCCGAGGACTCGACCATTGAGTGTGGTTTGTGGCACAGTAGTGAAGTTCCAATCGTAAACGGTGCCAAGTGTCGACCCCTTCATGCCAGGAATATTAATGCGATCCTCATCCAAGGCCTCAGGGCCGGCCTCGATCAACAAGATGCTTTTGTCTGGCAGGCCCTGGCTTAGCCTAGTCGCAAGGGCTGAGCCGGCTGTGCCGCCTCCTACCACCACCTTTGACAAAATGTTAGCGGCTATAATTCTGGTGCACAGCGAATATGCTTTATGAAATCTTTCTCGCGACAATATAGAACATACATAGTCATAAACTTGACGCTGGCTGGAACTGGAACTAGCAGTGGCCGCTGGGACGGCCACAGCTGTTACGAGCCAGGTTATCGGGATTGATCTCCTcatgctctttttttcagAAGGTAATAGGATCTGATCGAGTTAGGGTTGAACTGGAGATGAGAAAGGAAAGTCATGACAATTTAAGCACTGACGCAGATGTACGGTATCCTGCTAGTGCTCAAGGACCAGCTTCAGTGAGTAGTAAGATGTCACGTTCTTCATTTAACCCGCATTATCACCAAGAGCCCAATAAATCACCACACCGCCTTTGCGTCGCTTCCAGACAACGCACAGGAAAAATCATGATATATTGCCTAAATGCGCTGTTTAGAATTGACCAACAACACTTGGTAATGTCGGGGCATGCGAGATTCGGCAGGAAGGAAATAGGATAATGCTCGTCTATCCGTATTCGGCTCGGGAACGGTTCTGTTTTCGCCACACTTACCGCAATCAACCCTGTTACCAAAAGGGACTCTTTGCACTGGGACCGGGGCTGGgatatacatgcatacaaATTGGCCAGCAACCCTTGTCGGAACAGCCAGATTTAACATGGGTCATCCAACAGCCTTAAAATTTGTAGAGAATCGAATGTCACCCGCGCTAGGACAGAGCATGGGTCGGGGAACACGGGATGAAAAGTCCACACAGGCTATTCCAGTTGAATCCTTCGGCCCCCTTCTGCCATATGAGCATATAATCTGTGTGTATGTAAATGTGGGCAAATAGGTACTCTCCGTAGTATTTTATAGGTGTTTCAAGTGCAGAATGCGTTTGGCATCGGACCAACAGCCTCAACTTTTACTCACATGAATGCAGCCGTACGGAGAAGCTTCCAGCTAGCATCAATGCTACCTTACCTCACACTCCTAGGTAGCAGTGCCTCTAACTAGCTAAAATTCTGTTTTACATAAGACCAAAGGCTTGCCTTAGAAGTAAGTTgtattcttctttccatttAGGTGTTTAAAAGTTCCGGTCTGAGTCACCTAGAAGAAGTAGCAGTCAGGCATCTTGACTACTGCGTCTTGCTTAGAGAATGGTAGAGCATATACTCCATTCGAGGTGCTGTGCGTCGACCAATACAGTGCATAAGTCGTCATATACATTGGTATACCTCTATATCTTCCTTATCTCTATCCTTGTGTGGCAAGATCTGTCACTATGACTCGCCCACCACCGCCCAATCCTCTTCCCCCGAACCGCAATATCGGGCCTACACTGATCGTCATTACGGTCATCCTAACTGCCTTTATGCTTCTTACGACTGGCCTACGCATATATACTCGCTTTTCTCTTCGCGCGCAAGGCTGGGATGACTACCTGATGATAATAGTTAATGTCTTAGCGCTCACCCGAATGTCAGTTCAAGTAGTACAGGTTTCAGTTTACAATAATGGTCGTCACCGTTGGTATATTAGCGAGTCTGACTATGTCAACAACAATATGCTGGGATGGTACGCACAaatcttcctttttgctgGCGTGTGCTTCTTAAAATCCTCCATCTTATTCTTGATTGTACGCCTCAGGGACGAGCCAAACGTCCGTCGGATTCTATATGCCGTTGTTACGGGCCTCTTCATTACCAATTTTGGGACTATCATCATTCTCGTTGCAGAATGTTCTCCTCCGTCTGTATACTGGACTCAGCAAGGCGGAAAGTGCTGGGACACAAGGATTCGCATCTACGCTATTTATTTTACGATAGGTAAGGTTACTATGCAAGATGTGCTAGTATTAacttcaaaaaaaaaaaaaaaaaaaaaaaaaaaagaggcagtATTCACGCTAACATTTCTCAACTACACAACAGCATATTCAATTGCGACCGATATATTGTGTTCTTTACTCCCTATATACGTTGTATGGGGCGTCCATATTAAAACGCCTACTAAGTTCGCTGTCTGTGGCCTAATGAGCCTTGGTCTTCTGTAAGCTCATTGCCACTGCGACAATTTTGACACTTGACTTATGTTCTATAACAATGGTTAACCTGTCCATGGTAGTGCTACAGGTTTTGGTGTAGCCAGAGCTGCGTCTCTCGGCCTAGTAACTGTTGACCTCAGCTGTACGTAAATCCTCTCCGTAAGGGACTTCAAGTTTACATAGCAGCCTAATTAACAAGATGAATGGTAGGGGATTACGCGATATCGGCAATTTGGTCCAATCTTGAGCTGTTTCTAGGCATCATCGCGGCAAATATCGCTATTTCTCGTTCCGTGTATGCTTTTTTTCGTGAGGATAAGGCAGCTGCGAGTTTGACGGGTTACAGTTCCACGAATATTCGCCTGGGCTATTTGAAACAAGACGAGCAGCGGATCAATATTACGAAGGAGACGGCCTCAACAATTGCCCGTCGTCCCTCTGCCTCCAAGAGTGAAGAAAGCGAAGCCCCTTTGATATTTATATCTCATACAGTAGCATTGTCCGCGGTTAGTAGCAGATAGGCTTGCTGACTTGGCCGGCGCCGCTATATTATAGCGAATAAATGCTGTATTATAGCAGATAAATAATTGATATTATATGCATggatattataataaagggAACTATATCTACAGCGCAAGGCGCTGTGGTATAGTAGTCTAGCGCCATATGTTAGAAGATCAGTTCTGTGATATAGCAAAAAGGCACTGTATTACAATGGACAAGTGTTGTATTATAGCAGTTAAAAAGGTGTAAGTACTTCCTAATACACCGACGACCTCTATCTTCCATTTATTACTCGTCCTTCGTATAATACTGTCTGTTAAGTAAACAACTTTTACACACAACCTTAAAAGCCACAATCTTATGTTAACTTCCTTTAGATAGACTAGGATTGCGGGACCCATCATATTCAGCACTATAAGAGTAGCATCTATCTAGGTTATCGTGCTAATAGAAGCTATACGCCTGAATCGTCCTCAATGACGCTATTGTCCGAGGCATACGACTTCCACGCGGCGCATGTCGAGTTCAATGTATCATAATCAATGAGTTCCGTAATTTCTGACTCGCGCACTATCCATTGAAGGGCAAAACCCTCACTCGTGTGCCATCCGATATGGCAGTGCATGAGCCAGGCTCCCGGGTTGTCCGTCTCGAAGGCAAGCACAAGATAGCCGGACGCTGGTAGCATAGCGACGTCACGGCGCGGGGGATTGTCCGTGTTGAGAGTCACGCTGTCGCTATAGGTGCCTGTACCTTGGGCTAAGATGTAGAAGTCGAAGCCATGCAAGTGCACTGGGTGCGACACAGGCATTGTTGTGCTTATGACGGTATAAACCCACTCATTGGCGTTAGGCAATGAGATAACAGCGTTAGACGCATCAAAGGTTGTAGCACCATTGTACACTTGCAATAAGCTTGGATCTTCCCAGTCAACTACCATTGTCGTACTGTTTAAGTACCACTTGAATAGATTATCACTATTCTTACCCACAGTTACTGCCTCGTCCTCGGTTGTTGTGTCGCTCGAAACTGATTTGGAGACAAATGGTACTAGATTAGATATATCCTCGTCATCGCAACTATCTGTATACGAGTAGCCCGTCGTCTCAGGTGTGcccgcgctgctgccataGTAGACGATGCCCTTGATGTCATCTGAGTTCTCGTTAGACGAGCAAGCGCTCTGTGGGATAGCTCGCATCCAGAAGTTATCGGCAACAGAGGACTGATTCGCTGTGATTATGACATCGTAGCGCTGTCCTATAGTAGGTAGGCAATATATGTTAGCAGATTTCCTCATATGAAAAGTGGGGGCCGAGAATCCATACCCATTCCAATGCTTAAGATGCTTGTATTGAAAGGTGTGATAGGAACGAGGTCATTGGCAATCACTTGCATGGTGTGATTTTCAATAGAAAATTTAAAATGTGAGTCGATAGCACCATTGACAAGACGCAGTCTGTACGTTTTCCCTTCCGTAAATGACGTATTAAACCGGTGACCGGCATCATCAAAGACGTTTGTGCCATTGATGAGGCCCGTCGTCAGTGTAGGGGGGCCGCTTGTCTCCGCTGATTGGTACAGCTCGTCAGCGGTCTGGTGACTCCAGTCGTTCAGAAAAAGAACTCCTAAATCCTCGTCGTAGTTGGCAGTAGCTGGACCGTTAATAACAATGCCTCCAAAGACACCTTCCCATGCTTGCAACCCAAAATGAGAGTGGTACCATGTGGTTCCATATTGAGTAGCTTTCCAGGTATAAGTGATGCTACTACCAGGAGGGGTGGGACATTGAGTAATGCTAACAACTCCATCATTTTGATTTGTAAAATTCTGGCGGATGCCATGAAAGTGGAGGCTAGTGCCGTTGCTGCTCGTCGAGAGGGCATTGCTGACATGGACCACCACAGTATCACCCCAATCGGCAAATAATATAGGGCCGGGAATACTACCATTGATTGCCTGCGCGTAGCGTGAGAAGCCATCTGGAGCTACTGTAATATCTGTAAGCTCCAGCCAGTATTCTCGAGTTACGCCAGTGTCAGGAGCCTCAATGTAGTAGTCTGTCGAGATATCAAAATCACACCACTCATTTCTAGTGGTAGCCGTATTACCCGAACACGAAGATCGGGGATGGAGGTAGGGAGCCACAGTTCTAtcaaaggaaggaaaggcaAGCACAGTTCCTGCAATGAGTGACGCCACAAAGAGAGGAGGCCACATCATACTGAATAGGCCTGTTATTAATGGACGAAATTGTGAAAAGGTTCAGAGATGTGGTAATAAGGAATGAGTGGGAAGATGACTTGCAGTTTTGGTTTATGAACGAGAATGAGAAATTTTTGTTCAGAGTAAATCAAGGCATGGTAAACCTTTTATACTCGGCCTTGGGTTTGCTAAGCTTGTATGCCATATAGTCACTTGTGATTCCCTAGCCTGGAAGCGTCTCCTATAATTCGTAAACACAACGGCGTTTATGCAATTAACGATTTCGCTACACGGCTGTCTTGAGTCTACATAACCCAGCACTCCATGGTAGCTAGGAGAAGCCTACGCAATACTCTCTACATCGGAATCTACAGGTATCAAGAACCATTTATCGGCAAGGCAGATTCCTCCACACCCAAATCAATTTTCACATGTAAAAGAATATTTGCAAggaatatttttaattttcaaTGCATTGAGTTAGAAATAATATCGAGAGCTTTGCAGTTGCGTATTGAGTTGCGTAATCGACTACTCTTTGAAAGCAGAAAGGTCATCGTAGTTCCACAATTTTCGATGTCAGAATTGTGTTTCGGAGTAATCTTTACTGACCCGCTTTCATTCCCAAAAAGCTGGACGGTTTAATCTGCGTAATATGTGCACAGCACAGTACAGAGTAACACAGCACAGCCTCGATATAAAGACGGGGCTAGTAGCGCGTCATACTTTTTCTCGATTCAGTAATCTGAAACTAAACAACAGGGAGGACCGGTTGCACTAGTGATGACGTGGCTTTAAATACAcgtattttaatttttaattagaTATCCCCTGAGTTACAAATATGGAAAGCTCTTTCTATATAAATGCCGGCTGCTATCATGTTCGGCATGTGGGGGGTGCATCCACGCTGAGGTAACCTATGTGACCGCTTTTTCCGTTTTGGCGTAGTCCCCTACACTGTGCATTGTCAAATAGATGAGTAGCGCATATCCGTAGGCACCTAGTATACCACAATAAAAGTCTTACACGAAGATCTTGGACCAGAAAGTCTCGAGGAAATAAAACCTAATGTAAGCTAAGTAACTTAATAAATGGAAGCAATACTCGGTTCTTAAGGATATACAGTAAAATATGTATCGAGCGAGGACTTCACCAAGCTAGTTCTTCGAAggaatagttaatatttcgATCAAAAGAGATATACAGTTATACGATTTGGAAACTTTCACATACCGAATATCAAGGTAAATCGTAATAAAAGGTTCCTGCGATGTTTTAGCTGAGATTCCTTATTTTGCATTTGGGATGAAGATTTATCCTTTTTGTAGTTTACAGCATACCTTCGCCACATATTGACGCGTGGCCTCTAACAGGCAAGGCAGATTATAGAATGAAAGAACaaggttttccttagccGTGCATAGAATCAAGTACAACTGTCTATTTCCCTATATTGGTGTTATATAACTAGACATAGATAAAAGACACGGCAGCCGCCTGGGTGTGTTTCCGCCTTTTAACTTGACTTTTCACTAATTACCAGACTTGAACATTGCTTATCTTAGCAAGAAACCGCTCGCTGCACAAATCTCTAATTCACGAACGTATTCGAAAATTGTTTCACAATAATGTACCACCTAaagctcttttttcttccattgGGGTCTACTCTGTGCAGCGTTGCCAGTGGTGCCAGTACTGGTAATAATGTTCCCAGCAGCTTCAACTTATATGCCTATGGGCATGGGATTGGCGGATACCCTATTGTTTACCTCGACGGTGAGATACTAGTCCAAATACATCCTCAGCTAACATAACTCTTACAAACGCGTTGACCTCCAATTAGGTATCGCCCACGTCAGCTCACAAAGCCAGTTGAACACCTCAACTCAAGTTGCCCGCTTCAGTTAGTTTCCATCCCTTTGCTTAAGTCATGTAGGAAAGGGGGCATGATGTTTACCTTAAAAATTTCCTATTACCTTCTGTTGTTTCCATCCTCCTAGTCTTTCTTCCCGATTCTCACAACTACAATATTGAAACACTGTTTTAACATGGTCTGATACCAGCTCTCTCGTCCAACACTCTCATTGCCAACTCCAATAGCACCGACGACAATGGTGGATTTTCCAATGCCACATTTTTCGTTCCAGGCCCCAACGACTCATCGCCACAAGCGGGCTTTGTGAATGGAACCCCGCCTGCTACGGCAATATCCTCGGGTTGGACATTCTATGGACAAACACTTCTACTTGTGGGTTCGTCAGGTCAATGGGAAGGGCTCTTCTCCGCCGAACCTACCGAACAGGATGATATCTTCTCCCTCAACTGGAACCAAACATCGGATACAGCTATCCCGCTATCAGTACGTTTCACTACACCTTCCAGTGCTACTATGTAAGATGTGGCTTTTACAGTGGGAATACTCGCATAGTTATTAGAGGTagatagtttataatataaatttaaataccaTCATtcattaaaagtttatattttaactagCCAT is drawn from Trichoderma asperellum chromosome 4, complete sequence and contains these coding sequences:
- a CDS encoding uncharacterized protein (EggNog:ENOG41~antiSMASH:Cluster_4.1~SECRETED:SignalP(1-21)), with translation MYHLKLFFLPLGSTLCSVASGASTGNNVPSSFNLYAYGHGIGGYPIVYLDGIAHVSSQSQLNTSTQVARFTLSSNTLIANSNSTDDNGGFSNATFFVPGPNDSSPQAGFVNGTPPATAISSGWTFYGQTLLLVGSSGQWEGLFSAEPTEQDDIFSLNWNQTSDTAIPLSVRFTTPSSATM
- a CDS encoding uncharacterized protein (EggNog:ENOG41~TransMembrane:5 (o20-41i53-76o96-119i131-152o203-225i)~antiSMASH:Cluster_4.1), producing MTRPPPPNPLPPNRNIGPTLIVITVILTAFMLLTTGLRIYTRFSLRAQGWDDYLMIIVNVLALTRMSVQVVQVSVYNNGRHRWYISESDYVNNNMLGWYAQIFLFAGVCFLKSSILFLIVRLRDEPNVRRILYAVVTGLFITNFGTIIILVAECSPPSVYWTQQGGKCWDTRIRIYAIYFTIGFGVARAASLGLVTVDLSWDYAISAIWSNLELFLGIIAANIAISRSVYAFFREDKAAASLTGYSSTNIRLGYLKQDEQRINITKETASTIARRPSASKSEESEAPLIFISHTVALSAVSSR
- a CDS encoding uncharacterized protein (SECRETED:SignalP(1-18)~EggNog:ENOG41~antiSMASH:Cluster_4.1~CAZy:AA1), which gives rise to MMWPPLFVASLIAGTVLAFPSFDRTVAPYLHPRSSCSGNTATTRNEWCDFDISTDYYIEAPDTGVTREYWLELTDITVAPDGFSRYAQAINGSIPGPILFADWGDTVVVHVSNALSTSSNGTSLHFHGIRQNFTNQNDGVVSITQCPTPPGSSITYTWKATQYGTTWYHSHFGLQAWEGVFGGIVINGPATANYDEDLGVLFLNDWSHQTADELYQSAETSGPPTLTTGLINGTNVFDDAGHRFNTSFTEGKTYRLRLVNGAIDSHFKFSIENHTMQVIANDLVPITPFNTSILSIGMGQRYDVIITANQSSVADNFWMRAIPQSACSSNENSDDIKGIVYYGSSAGTPETTGYSYTDSCDDEDISNLVPFVSKSVSSDTTTEDEAVTVGKNSDNLFKWYLNSTTMVVDWEDPSLLQVYNGATTFDASNAVISLPNANEWVYTVISTTMPVSHPVHLHGFDFYILAQGTGTYSDSVTLNTDNPPRRDVAMLPASGYLVLAFETDNPGAWLMHCHIGWHTSEGFALQWIVRESEITELIDYDTLNSTCAAWKSYASDNSVIEDDSGV
- a CDS encoding uncharacterized protein (EggNog:ENOG41~CAZy:AA3~antiSMASH:Cluster_4.1~SECRETED:SignalP(1-21)); the encoded protein is MRRSIPITWLVTAVAVPAATASSSSSQRQVYDYVVVGGGTAGSALATRLSQGLPDKSILLIEAGPEALDEDRINIPGMKGSTLGTVYDWNFTTVPQTTLNGRVLGANRGKVLGGSSALNLMTWDRSASEEYDGWEQLGNPSWNWKNMITAMEMVETFTGINSSNYGDQGVGTSGPIHTVINRVIPAQQNLWLQSMAGLGIPHNLNSLGGNPIGYMNQPSNVDSRTWARSYAANSYIPTSGKNLHLLLETRVAKVNLLKRKNSHTATGVTLQDGTIIQARREVILSCGTIQSPGLLELSGIGSKAVLSKAGIDQIINLDGVGENLQDHVRYQASYQLKDNFTSFDILKYNATYAAAQLALWRANQTSLYDYTGSGYSYLNWHQVVGNLATKLNSLAQSVVLSLGSIVDKKKLQYIGSLLSPQVEVIFSDGYTGVKGYPAIGSSLYGKGFFTLIGVVMHPLSRGTIHIISADIDTKPQIDPQYLSNEYDVRAAIEAAKYCRKIANSAPLSSAWVNEYEPGTAVQTDEDWRQYVLNTTLSIYHPVGTCAMLPQKDGGVVSPELIVYGTTNLRVVDASIIPVLPSAHIQTAVYGIAERAAHMIIQKT